DNA from Hippoglossus hippoglossus isolate fHipHip1 chromosome 13, fHipHip1.pri, whole genome shotgun sequence:
TTCCTGGGGTTTAACCCTTCACCTTTAATTTCACTGACACCTCACTTCCTGGCTGTTTATACAGAAAATAACGGAAGCTCGTAAACTGATAAAATGACTAATAAAATAGTTCATGCATGAAATTCAACTCTGTCTGAGATAAGTAGAATGATTCATGGCAGAAAATACACTTGTAGCTCCAAGAACATCCTCATTTACTGTTCTCTAgctgtaatttgatttaatttcattcaaccttttaaaacaacattgcTCAGCCAATCTGCCATCTGTAAATGTATTCAACATTGGATAATTGATTGGTGAGGATTTCACttttttacttcactttttttcctgttttttatatCATGGAAAACTGAATATCTCTGGATTTATGTGCATTTTGATTCATGGATTAACCAGGAAGATAATATTATGATTAAAATAACACTTTGGTCCAACCTCAATTTGGACTAAAGCActatttttaaaattcatttcaacttttcctttttgtctttttcttatCCCAGAGAGCTGCCATCTTCTGGTGGAACCTCCACAGAAATGGTGAGGGAGACGTCGACACCCTGCACGCCGGCTGCCCAATGCTCAGTCAAGAACAACTGCTGTATATCACTAAAGAATATATACTCATAAACATTTCGTGAAAGTCTTATTTTTATACCATCAGGACTGTAAGTAACATAATGAGACCACATTTTCTTGgggttttctttgttgcatCCTTTATTAATCCCATCCTCTAATAgctttttagtttatttcactggAAATAGTTTTATTGTACTCCACACTTAAATAGgccatttaatatttcactaaAGCTCTTGATGCCAACAGATTAGTAAGAGCATTGATTCTGTCTAATTGCCTGCAAATAACATATCTGCTGAGTTGACAACCTCTGGGGTTCAGAGGtagaaagtttgttttgcacagTTTGGTCCAATCCCCTGCAGACGTGTCCACTGACGCAGGAGCTGTTCTGAGCTGTTCTCTATAGAGTCAACTTGTTTGCCAAACAAGTGACAACTTCAGGTTGCGCAATTAGACTCAGGAGCTTTACGTTAATAATCAGCCAGTCTGTTAATTACTAAACAGGGGATATGAGACTTGTCCTCTAATTGTGCTCTGGAGATGTCgcgcactgcagcagctcactcCAATGGAGAGCGTGTCGGAAAACACTCTTCATGTGGTTCATCATCTTTTTGAATAACTACACTGTTAATATATCTGTAGGTTAATTGTGCTGTGATGACTGACATGAGTGATGTGGTTCAAGAGCctgacactgaaacactgttaaaaaagtTGCACCAGGTTTGTGTCAAATCAGTATCATATATATTAgtccaaaaaatgtaataaacaaaatttgagtttttactCTGCAATTTGCAGATTTTTAGCATTTTCCTAAATTTCCAATCTAGAGGTATTTACTTGTAGTAATAGTACAATAAGTATAATTCCAGGATAGTAAGAAACCAtttaaacaattacaaaaatacAGTGCTGAAATGCACAGTACTGATCTTTACAACGACTGTCAATACTACTTACCCTCCCTCATGTATGCACAACCACAGTCAAACATCCTCGAACCCTGAGATAAACCATCTTTCTGCCGTGCACCACACAGTTACACATGTTTATGTGTCTATGTGTCTTTTCACCATTATATATATgtcttatatattttattcctaATTAATGTGACAATGTAATAGGGGTCATGCCAACAACATCTTCTGAAATAAGAATTTTCTTATTAAAACACGTGAGATGATGATACCATCAGTGTTTCAGGAGCAACCTTCATGTTTACAGTGCATTCGGAACATGTGTCTCAAACAGGTCTCAGGTTTTAGGGCAGTTTGCATCACACGGCCTGGCCTCTGTGCACTGAACACGAAATCCAGTAAGAACACAGTTTTAAATTAATCAGGTAACGGCTGCATGCAAACAGGAACATTGGAGGAGTAAGTTAACAGTCATGGAAATATTGACCTAGTAATATTGGACTGGGAATATTTCTAGTATTagaaatgttgcatttttaGGAATATGGGATAAGTGTGAGTgtaatgttgtgccataatgcatcaaacgtgataccataaaatggtgtgcctttcggcattcaaaaaatttggttatcaaaataaattattaaatattaatattttattattaatattaaataataccTTTAATTGATTgaagttacctcggggcaccacccttcaaaggaagggaaaagatagccaatttattgattaagtctcatagataaaggttctaactacaaatttggaactctgattaacaattaaattaataactataaccaaaattaccatatagatagttagctaagttgaaagatatggggttcttgacagtgtagaggttggcgaaattcacttatgcaacattaatggaaaaacatttgtgaaagaaaaacatttattatgaatataataaagtataaaaacacaaattactaacggtctaattgctaaacaaagataggtatgtgtgtatacatgtgtgtgtgtctgtgtgagtcagcgcGCTTTCGAaatggtcgctggccaaagagacaacacccttcccccacctattggaatgtttacgacctgtagagataatgaggtgaagagttatgcgtgtgtctgtgtgtgtgccaaattagaggaagttactagattggatgcaacgaaagactgtgaagagcataacagactaacattactttctcaataacttgtacccaaaatatcacaacaccacaaatcaaacttataaacctcacacagaatcgaataaacagtcttgcttagcctagtataattattaagcccagttgtgttaccagtccgtggaaaggggaaaaaggaagttgctgtgcagttcgcagttttgtgtcgtcttgctggtttctgttgagttcagttcagttcagttgctggctgaagtttggaagcaggacatcgagtcgctgctaggacgttggtagagcttggagggcgaggaggtttccttggtgagatgagctggaagctgcacctttgtgctcctctcgaagagttggatgggaagagaagatatgagctggagaagaggctccacagccttccatcctgtggaaggatcgtaggaagaggcaggacgaggctcgacagccttctctccttggagggagtgtagaaagagagggaagagttGCATCAACCTggctttatattggcccggtgacctcacaggtcatggggtccagagtgaccaatgggagttgaaacctgtgtccctgggggggggggttcaccctctgtgccccctgggagactgagtcttggaggaacatgcggcttcaggctcttgactgaacatgtaggccgaagagtggtttcacaaagaaccatggcccaacagtaATTTTACAGGTAAAATTCTGCAGTGATAGTAACAACACTTAATGCTTTCACAGGCGTCAGTGAGACCCAGCAACTCTGGATCCTGCAGTAATGGactcactgagagagagactcagCTTCACTGACTGTAGTGACATCTACAGCTCACAAAGCGTCGCCTGCATTGACGTCAGCACTGTGAGCTGAAGTAAGAAGCACTGCTGCCAAAAACACTTTGCTCAACAGTTCACAAACTGCACTGAACGAGTCTGGTCCAGCTCACATGGAAGTGTCCTCTCAGCAGAATCCTCTCAGTGCCAGCGATCGATACGAGAGCCGCCCCCGTAACAGCTGGAAACGGCTCAGTTGAGTGACAGCACCACATCAGCAGGAAATAAATAGTTAgatagattaattaaaaatactttaacttAAACAAAATTTGTCCACGTTTTTCAATTCTGTGCTGAAgctatctgtttattttcataagaAAATATGTCCTGTTGCACAATGTGTTCATGCACCTGTCGTACATGTGAGGTCGACGATGTTCATGATTTTCACCCCACAGGGCAAACAGGATGGAGAAATAATGCAGCTGGTCAAACAGGTTCTCTTAATATCCTGGTTTAATTCTGATCCTCTACATACTGGTTTACATACAACTTTGCTGCAGCTGGACAACAGAaccacactgctgcagtgacagatggCACTCGGtcatattaaaggttcagtgtgtaagatttatgtgaaagggatctattggcagaaagtgaatataaaaaagaatccaagtgatgttttcactagtgtttcatctaaattgtatgaattgttgttttctttactttagaatGAGCCGTTTATATTGaaacagtttatatttaaataaggAGCAGGTCTTTTCTAAGGAGGCCGCCATGttatttacagtagcccagactggacaaactaaacaccttttgagtttttatgacaactgaaggctgccacagcttctctttcatgtttggaaggggtgaggtgaggggttcagctgcaaaatgcaacttcaccactagaggtcactaaattctacacactgaacctttaagttaacATAAACAGGAATATTCCAAAATCAACCCAATTAAGACAtaagtctgaataagacactgccatgtcaACAGCATGCTCTGATGATCCtcacctgaataaggtcataaccagaataagcaataatcaaattaagacatgtggagtagtCACATGACGGACATGTATACGTCTTAATCGAAATTAGAACGTCTTAttagagttttcacagcatcttgAAACATCATGTACACGACaattaccaactgcttgacgtcataatcagactttgctctgtaacatgcaaacaggaatatgaatggaatattctattagcaactcatgtgaACATCATACTTAGAATAATGTAAATCAACAGCTTATTGTAGACAGTGGGGATCATCAATTATTTGAGTGgcaaacaatgtaaatgatgtTGGAAATTGATTTACTGTAAAAGTAATTACACTCTGCCAAGACTTTGGTTTGGAGACATAACTGATGTATTTAGagatttttaaacaataaataatacttttaaaagaatCCCGGTTTTTATGACTTTGCTCTGAAGGGGTTCTGAGGGTCCTGACCAAGTTCAGTGCAACATCACTTGTGACGTGTTTGTTATGATTTTAAGTTGCTATGATTTAAGAAAAGTTTCATGTCACAACACTCTCCATGTTCAGAGCTTCTTTCCACAGATCTCGTCTCAGCCCTTGAGTCCAACTCCCCACTGAAATCTGTTGATGATGAGAAACATAATGCTTAATGATGAAAGCATGAAATGACTTTATCTCTGGAGGAATCGGGCCTATATCAGACACAACATATAGGAACGAGGCCAGAGATTAGAGGGAGAACGTCTCAGGAACGTTCATCGAAGACACATCTTATGATGAGAAGAATAGAAATCTGAACTCTTCTGACAGACGAAGACATTCGTAGGTGAATGAAGTGCTTTGTTATTATGAAAATTGGATGTTTATTGAGACAAAGTTCAAACTGCTTTCAAGTCAAAGGAGTATTTACAATGCTGGAGGTTTTCTGTAAATTATCAAGTAGATTATGTTGTTGCttttatgtgtgtattcattttatttctcaataTGTACATGGAGCTTTAAGTGCTTTAACATGTGTGCTCCCCGGCCTccacagctgcaaaatgcagaatctgactgagcttcaaacCAACGCAACCTCCCACAGGAGCCTGTCTGTGATCATCAAGGTGTGTGTGGTCATCTCGTTCTTCTGCGTCTTCCTGTGCTGCATCGCTGTCATGCTGCACATCTTTGCGTCCCACAGGCAGTTCCTGGACACGTCCCGCTACATCCTGTTCGCCTCCATGCTGGTCAACGACACCCTCCAGCTCatgacctctgtgctgctcttcctcttcgcCATAGGTCAGGTGAAATTTGCTCTGGTATACTGTGTTCCCCTGCTCTTCATATCCACTGCCACTTTCAAGAACACCCCCTTAATCCTGGCCACCATGTCACTGGAGCGTTACATTTCCATCGTCTACCCCCTGCGACGCCCGGCCTCCTGGCGCTCAGACCGTATCTGGATCATTATTCTGTGTCTATGGTTCATCAGCTGCATCTTCCCTGTCATTGACTTCTCCATAGGGAAACGTGACCCTTCTGTGGATGTCCTCTCCACCCCTGTGCATTGCAAAACTATTCTTGTCAACCCCTCTCCTATCCAGATGTTGttcaaagctgctgtcagtttgCTCTTCTTTGCAGTGGTCGCAGTCATCATCCTCTTTACATATGTGAGAATCCTGCTGGAGACCAGGAAGCTGAGACAGGACCGAGTGTCCGTGAACAAAGCCATGCACACGGTGCTGCTGCACggcttccagctgctgctgtgcgtGCTGGCCTTCAGCCATCCCGTCACTGAGTCTCTCATAGTGCTGCACGCCAACTGGCAACAAGGGGACATCTCCTTTTTTAATTACTTCTGTTTCATCCTGATTCCACGTTTTCTGAGTCCGCTCATCTACGGCTTCAGAGACCAGAGTCTCAGGGGCTACATCGGGAAaatgttcctctgctgctcaaagAAAGTCAAACCCTGGTCGTAGAATTAAATAAGATTAAAGTCACGAGACAGGTTTATATTCttacttttcacacacacaagcctttAAGAGACGCTTCCTAATGCACTTCCATTGTAAGTAAtggtgacaaaacacaaagtccttGTTCTTCTGGGTAAATGTATATGCCATGTGTATCTGCCATTTTAGTgtgaaattcataaaaaaaaacatgggctAAGTTATGACAAgtcctttcaaaaacaaaatttaaatttctttcCTCCAAAAAGGCCTCAGAGGGTATTAAAAAAGTCCTAGACAGTCATTTTGTTTATGAAACATCATTGTATCTTAATGAAACAGTTGATTGTGCTGCAGAAGACTCATCAatcccttgtttgttttttgtcagtcagcagcatcagatctgcagcaaacactGTCACTACTGCTGCTTTAGGTTGCTCATTGtctcatgatgaaaaatgtaagaaGAAGCTTAAAATAAATCGTATTGCTTGATTCATTGCCCGTTTCATGAAACATATCTGGATCCACTGAATGATTAttatcagtggaaatgtgttatATGAGTCCATGTgatatgaattaaaatattataagtCTTAATGTCCCAACTGGTTTTCCATCATACTTTCAAACATGTGCCGATGTTAtcatgaaacatatttaaaagtataaaattgTTTTCTATGTGTCTGTTAAATGTCTTAAACCTAGTTTTATGAAATCTGCAGCAACCCCGTTCTTGCATATACATAAAGGGAGTTTATTTCAAGTTGTACTGATGTAATTCAAAGATTATTCGTGACGCAGAGAGAACAGAATGTACAATCTCTGAACAAGAAATAACCAGACACTGATTAAACCTTGTGTGTCCACAAGATCGACACATTTATGGATCCGCCACCAGAGTCAATACAGGTTGTTGACAGTTGTGGGATTGAATTTTAGTTGTTATGACACAATCTGGCAGCTGCTGTGCTTCAGCCTCTCAGTTTCTCATTGAGCATGCACTGCTGATCCTGCAGGATTTATGAGCAAGTCTGTGACTGAGCTTCACACTTTATAACGAATattataaaaatttaaataccataaatgtttgaacaatgcACAAATAAGTGGGCTGAAATTcccatttgaatatttatatatatgtatgtaagcAGCCTAAATGCAAGTTTCCCTTGATGCTGGTAAAGATGTGTCAGAATTGTGTTTTAGATAAAcctcaataataaataaaaatacaaaatgtaaccCACCAAGTCAATCTGTTCTCTGGGGGCctgaaatacacaaattaaaactttgaatatgttggttttttttgcaatgtcCATTAGAAGGGAAACTATATTGAACAGATGCCCATAGGCCAGATATTACTCACATTTTCTTGGGGATTAAAAAGTGATTAACAGTATATTTATTGTGAACTGGTTCTTTAAGTTAAGGGTGTAAAGCACCATATGCATGTCACAGTGACACATGTAGTTTAATCCATATCAACATTattaacatgtaataataataataataataataataataataataatattgataataataatagcctAATTACACCAACAATTAATGAATCTTTCTTCTCAAATTTATGGAGCTTTATTGCTACAGATGGGATGTTGTACAGCGCTGTCGCCTGCAGATGTCGCTGTAACTCCAAACTTAAGACCCATATGAACCTATCGCTGTGATTTATCGTCacctaaaaacaaataaatcaaattaaataaatataattatatatataggCTATAATAAAGGTGGCAAGTTGATCTTTGTATATCATACAATAAGTGGTTTGCAGGCAACCAGgctcaaatttaataatttaatcagattaatttgcacaaacaacctaaataaaagtttggaatactcctgttgttgttgtagaggAAATAAACCAGTGTGATGAGTGTAATGGTGTAAAACCCATCTCCTCAGGCTGTGGGTGAAAGCTGATCTCACATGTGAGGAGGACCTGGAGGCAGGTTTGATTCTGACAGAGaagcctgcaggaggaggaggaggaggaggaagaggagctcagactgaggagctgctgcaggaggaaggacatttAACTGTTTGCTGTGGAGAAGAATCTTCTCACACGTGTTTTGTTCGGCTGCGTTGTCCTGACTGTGTCCGCAGGAGAAATGTACACATCGCTGCTGAACGTCCGGCAGGCGATCAGTGTTGAACGGAAGCTGATCGATGACCTGAGAACTTACATCGACCACGAGTttgagaggctgcaggacaTCAGGCGGTGAGTGATGGTGGCAAAGTGGAGGTGGATGGTTTCTATACAATTCTCTACCTGCATGTTGGATATTCAATAAACAATGATTCCCCCAGAGATTTGTGACTGTGaaatcctgagagagagacagagctgcacctctgttctgtgtttagggaaacatctgctttaattcccagatgtgttttactttgaaagtggTGATGGGTTTTGTCCAGTGAACAGTACTGGAGCTAGGGCTGTGCTCAAAAAATCGATATGGCAATATATCGTGACGTCCTCCTTGCTGATGCACGCATCGATGCAGATGCTACTGTATCGATACGGCATCAAATGCTGTGACGGCTGTTTTGAAAACGAAACATCACCTATGGTGCAGTGCACAATGAAGCCAATAGGTGGCAGTTTAGGCAAAAAGAGCACACGTCTCAACCCAGAACAAACAtggaaggaaacagtgaaaaactgtttccacCGCCGGTAAAACTCAAGGCCAAGATATGGGAGCATTTCGGATTTTTGCAGACACCAGGAAGTCGGGAATTGGACATGAGTCATGCAATATGCAAGCTATgcagaaacaaagtaaaatactgCAGCAACACGACCAACCTCCGTCTTCACATGACAAGACACCACGCTGATCAGCCGCTAgcaacaggtactacacagCGTGTGTCGTCTCAACCAACCCTGAATGAGGCTTTCAACTCAAAATTTCCCTCAACATCCCAACGGGCTAAGAAGATCACAAATGCACTTTTATGCTTTATATGTAAAGACTTGCGCCCGTACAGTGTTGTTGATAATGAAGGCTTCAGGCAACTGCTTAATGAGTGTGAGCCACGCTACACAATCCCCACTCG
Protein-coding regions in this window:
- the LOC117773088 gene encoding odorant receptor 131-2-like; amino-acid sequence: MQNLTELQTNATSHRSLSVIIKVCVVISFFCVFLCCIAVMLHIFASHRQFLDTSRYILFASMLVNDTLQLMTSVLLFLFAIGQVKFALVYCVPLLFISTATFKNTPLILATMSLERYISIVYPLRRPASWRSDRIWIIILCLWFISCIFPVIDFSIGKRDPSVDVLSTPVHCKTILVNPSPIQMLFKAAVSLLFFAVVAVIILFTYVRILLETRKLRQDRVSVNKAMHTVLLHGFQLLLCVLAFSHPVTESLIVLHANWQQGDISFFNYFCFILIPRFLSPLIYGFRDQSLRGYIGKMFLCCSKKVKPWLWVKADLTCEEDLEAGEMYTSLLNVRQAISVERKLIDDLRTYIDHEFERLQDIRR